One Brassica oleracea var. oleracea cultivar TO1000 chromosome C7, BOL, whole genome shotgun sequence genomic window carries:
- the LOC106304117 gene encoding uncharacterized protein LOC106304117 → MGNCLNGGNNVTREVQEEQEVKKDNNRKDRKVKIVLRRDELEKLILFQLNAGGDVQGKGETTLASFGDFLRELEAERFAGEAAAKVAEEEEESRRRCRKWRPSLERITEWPEEAL, encoded by the coding sequence ATGGGAAACTGTTTGAATGGAGGAAACAACGTTACGAGAGAGGTTCAAGAAGAACAAGAAGTGAAGAAAGATAACAACAGAAAAGATCGGAAAGTGAAGATTGTTCTGAGAAGAGATGAGTTAGAGAAACTCATCCTCTTCCAGTTAAACGCCGGCGGCGACGTCCAAGGCAAGGGAGAAACAACTTTGGCTTCTTTCGGGGATTTTCTCAGGGAACTAGAGGCGGAGAGATTCGCCGGAGAAGCTGCAGCAAAGGTGGCTGAGGAAGAGGAAGAGTCTCGCCGGAGATGTCGCAAGTGGAGGCCATCGTTGGAGAGAATTACTGAATGGCCTGAAGAAGCACTATAG
- the LOC106304133 gene encoding uncharacterized protein LOC106304133, translated as MMDTLSRCFNGLQERYESVLEAKSIYRDDLDITLPLNASEVSIESTKKTRCLQRAKRIDKSLRFEEEEMAEPLAKKEGQKPRKVVRFQLENNKIIEPKKPVTLDLDQELEPEEKPLEEKEGLHIVKGKEEVVRIKIKMTKKEAQRLLGKCKNDSVLDFEHVVDQIAHVPVHQLQVSVAVVACNKERQENGSWLSKME; from the coding sequence ATGATGGATACTTTATCTAGATGCTTCAACGGACTTCAAGAAAGATACGAGAGTGTTCTAGAAGCAAAATCAATTTACAGGGATGACTTAGACATAACGTTGCCTCTGAATGCATCAGAGGTTTCAATAGAATCCACCAAGAAGACTCGTTGCCTGCAAAGAGCCAAGAGGATTGACAAATCCCTAAGGTTCGAAGAGGAAGAGATGGCAGAGCCACTGGCCAAGAAAGAAGGTCAAAAGCCACGTAAGGTTGTGAGGTTTCAGTTAGAAAATAATAAAATCATCGAGCCGAAGAAGCCGGTAACATTGGATCTTGATCAAGAACTTGAACCGGAGGAGAAGCCGCTGGAGGAGAAAGAGGGTTTGCATATAGTCAAAGGGAAGGAGGAGGTTGTGAGGATTAAGATCAAGATGACCAAGAAGGAAGCTCAAAGGCTACTAGGGAAATGCAAAAACGATAGTGTTTTGGATTTCGAGCATGTAGTGGATCAGATAGCACACGTCCCGGTTCATCAGCTTCAAGTCTCTGTGGCTGTGGTTGCTTGTAATAAAGAACGACAGGAAAATGGTAGCTGGTTATCTAAGATGGAATAG
- the LOC106302051 gene encoding uncharacterized protein LOC106302051, protein MNNVVQGLKRIPRIKFPQRHVKPSEGTKQQQVENEADAFFFSNLNTPKTIGGKASLQPKRTPVSNQEMEAILLGGCI, encoded by the exons ATGAACAACGTAGTTCAGGGGCTTAAGAGGATCCCTCGCATCAAATTCCCTCAGCGTCATGTCAAACCTTCAG AGGGCACAAAGCAGCAGCAGGTGGAGAATGAAGCTGATGCGTTTTTCTTCTCCAATCTCAACACTCCAAAGACTATAGGCGGGAAGGCGTCTCTGCAGCCTAAGCGCACTCCGGTCTCTAACCAAGAAATGGAAGCCATACTC TTGGGAGGCTGCATCTGA
- the LOC106302050 gene encoding NAD(P)H-quinone oxidoreductase subunit S, chloroplastic-like yields MATSSITIPTIIQGTKFLGQTHLLSTPNRSVFSPPKQQPNAHKVKAMAKFNLWEMMGGRGLCNGEKGIEKELNRNIEEVQQETSQASDKETEKESCDDSNSSFKVPEDGFEKEMMGLTGGFPGGEKGLKTFIEQNPPPPPPPTKQGGDVAAMVGMEKKPKAPELPLQKTKSINRD; encoded by the coding sequence ATGGCGACTTCTTCGATCACTATACCAACCATTATTCAGGGAACCAAGTTTCTCGGCCAAACCCATCTACTTTCAACTCCTAACCGATCGGTTTTCTCGCCTCCGAAGCAGCAACCAAACGCTCATAAAGTAAAGGCCATGGCTAAGTTCAACCTATGGGAAATGATGGGAGGAAGAGGATTATGCAACGGAGAGAAAGGCATCGAGAAGGAGCTCAACAGGAACATAGAGGAAGTACAACAAGAGACATCACAGGCTTCTGATAAGGAGACAGAGAAAGAGAGCTGCGATGACAGCAACTCGTCGTTTAAAGTACCTGAAGACGGTTTTGAGAAAGAGATGATGGGTCTCACCGGAGGTTTCCCCGGTGGCGAAAAAGGACTCAAAACGTTTATCGAACAAAACCCACCACCACCACCACCTCCTACGAAACAAGGAGGCGATGTTGCAGCCATGGTTGGTATGGAGAAGAAGCCTAAAGCTCCGGAACTACCGCTCCAAAAAACAAAAAGCATTAATAGGGATTAG
- the LOC106303964 gene encoding uncharacterized protein LOC106303964 isoform X1: MGDGTPRKLNILTDHFTVPTPTTEAAQEDSPSSPSSSHPKEDINISSRSHSQSQSSTRRKLKRAAHMLNLFSLRRLPWVSDGQEKVELSAVELESLRSELSELEERESYLKAQLEHVDEVLRSARLSGYLFIRSRWEALPGEPPPLDDAEVDDWLPRFVVLQGPCLFFYLLSTDLSPQDSTLLADIVEVGSLPSYTREFDETHHCFYILTRQGLRFECSSTSKTQVRWIRGCRYCDMIVGLCQKKGYQMDQAKLLEWIEDCFTL, from the exons ATGGGTGATGGTACTCCCAGGAAATTAAATATCTTAACTGATCACTTTACTGTACCTACTCCCACCACCGAAGCTGCTCAAGAGGACTCTCCTTCTTCTCCATCATCTTCTCACCCCAAAGAAGATATTAACATTTCTTCAAG GTCTCATAGTCAAAGCCAGTCCAGTACTCGCAGGAAACTGAAAAGAGCAGCACATATGCTGAATCTCTTCTCTCTTCGCCGGCTGCCTTGGGTTTCTGATGGTCAAGAAAAG GTAGAGCTATCAGCAGTAGAGTTAGAGTCACTTAGATCAGAACTATCTGAGTTAGAAGAAAGAGAATCTTACCTCAAAGCACA GTTGGAACATGTGGATGAAGTCTTGCGCTCTGCTCGTTTATCTGGCTATCTCTTTATCCGAAGT CGGTGGGAAGCTCTACCCGGTGAACCACCTCCGCTAGACGATGCAGAAGTAGATGACTGGCTTCCTCGATTCGTCGTCCTTCAAGGACCTTGTCTCTTCTTCTACTTATTATCTACTG ATTTGAGCCCTCAAGATTCGACATTGCTAGCGGATATCGTTGAAGTTGGTTCGTTGCCAAGCTACACTAGAGAGTTCGATGAAACCCATCATTGCTTTTATATCTTAACCCGTCAAGGTCTAAGGTTCGAGTGCTCAAGCACTTCTAAAACACAGGTCAG GTGGATTCGTGGTTGTCGGTATTGCGACATGATTGTAGGTTTGTGCCAGAAGAAAGGTTACCAGATGGATCAAGCGAAACTGCTGGAGTGGATTGAAGATTGTTTCACACTTTAG
- the LOC106303964 gene encoding uncharacterized protein LOC106303964 isoform X2 has protein sequence MGDGTPRKLNILTDHFTVPTPTTEAAQEDSPSSPSSSHPKEDINISSRSHSQSQSSTRRKLKRAAHMLNLFSLRRLPWVSDGQEKVELSAVELESLRSELSELEERESYLKAQLEHVDEVLRSARLSGYLFIRSRWEALPGEPPPLDDAEVDDWLPRFVVLQGPCLFFYLLSTDLSPQDSTLLADIVEVGSLPSYTREFDETHHCFYILTRQGLRFECSSTSKTQVDSWLSVLRHDCRFVPEERLPDGSSETAGVD, from the exons ATGGGTGATGGTACTCCCAGGAAATTAAATATCTTAACTGATCACTTTACTGTACCTACTCCCACCACCGAAGCTGCTCAAGAGGACTCTCCTTCTTCTCCATCATCTTCTCACCCCAAAGAAGATATTAACATTTCTTCAAG GTCTCATAGTCAAAGCCAGTCCAGTACTCGCAGGAAACTGAAAAGAGCAGCACATATGCTGAATCTCTTCTCTCTTCGCCGGCTGCCTTGGGTTTCTGATGGTCAAGAAAAG GTAGAGCTATCAGCAGTAGAGTTAGAGTCACTTAGATCAGAACTATCTGAGTTAGAAGAAAGAGAATCTTACCTCAAAGCACA GTTGGAACATGTGGATGAAGTCTTGCGCTCTGCTCGTTTATCTGGCTATCTCTTTATCCGAAGT CGGTGGGAAGCTCTACCCGGTGAACCACCTCCGCTAGACGATGCAGAAGTAGATGACTGGCTTCCTCGATTCGTCGTCCTTCAAGGACCTTGTCTCTTCTTCTACTTATTATCTACTG ATTTGAGCCCTCAAGATTCGACATTGCTAGCGGATATCGTTGAAGTTGGTTCGTTGCCAAGCTACACTAGAGAGTTCGATGAAACCCATCATTGCTTTTATATCTTAACCCGTCAAGGTCTAAGGTTCGAGTGCTCAAGCACTTCTAAAACACAG GTGGATTCGTGGTTGTCGGTATTGCGACATGATTGTAGGTTTGTGCCAGAAGAAAGGTTACCAGATGGATCAAGCGAAACTGCTGGAGTGGATTGA
- the LOC106301827 gene encoding UDP-glucose 4-epimerase 2 isoform X2, whose product MSKNILVTGGSGYIGSHTVLQLLNGGYSAVVVDNLDNSSAVSLERVKKIAGQNEDRLSFHQVDLRDRPALEKIFSETKFDAVIHFAGLKAVGESVEKPLLYYNNNIVGTITLLEVMAQYGCKNLVFSSSATVYGWPKEVPCTEESPISATNPYGRTKLFIEEICRDVHRSDPEWKIILLRYFNPVGAHPSGYIGEDPLGIPNNLMPYIQQVAVGRRPHLTVFGTDYKTNDGTGVRDYIHVIDLADGHIAALRKLDDLKISCEVYNLGTGNGTSVLEMVAAFEKASGKVNID is encoded by the exons ATGTCTAAGAATATTCTGGTCACCGGCGGCTCTGGCTACATCGGAAGTCATACTGTGCTTCAACTGCTTAACGGTGGTTACTCCGCCGTCGTTGTTGACAACCTCGACAATTCCTCTGCTGTTTCTCTCGAACGCGTTAAGAAAATCGCCGGCCAAAACGAAGACCGCCTCTCCTTCCACCAG GTGGATCTCCGAGACAGGCCTGCGCTTGAGAAGATTTTCTCAGAAACTAA GTTTGATGCAGTGATACACTTTGCTGGACTTAAAGCAGTAGGTGAGAGTGTGGAGAAGCCTTTGCTGTATTATAATAATAACATTGTTGGCACTATTACTCTGTTGGAGGTTATGGCTCAATACGGCTGCAAAAAT CTTGTGTTTTCATCGTCGGCTACAGTCTATGGCTGGCCAAAAGAGGTTCCTTGCACTGAGGAGTCCCCAATTTCTGCAACCAACCCATATGGCCGTACTAAG CTTTTTATTGAAGAGATTTGCCGGGATGTACATCGCTCGGACCCTGAATGGAAGATCATATTGCTTAGATACTTCAACCCTGTTGGTGCACATCCTAGTGGCTACATTGGTGAAGATCCTCTTGGAATTCCAAACAATCTCATGCCTTATATCCAACAAGTTGCAGTTGGCAGGAGACCTCACCTCACCGTATTTGGAACCGACTACAAGACAAACGATGGTACAGGG GTTAGAGATTATATTCATGTCATTGACTTAGCAGATGGACATATAGCCGCTCTGCGCAAGCTAGATGATCTCAAAATCA GTTGTGAGGTTTACAACCTTGGAACAGGTAATGGAACATCGGTCCTAGAAATGGTTGCTGCCTTTGAGAAGGCATCCGGAAAAGTAAACATTGATTG A
- the LOC106301827 gene encoding UDP-glucose 4-epimerase 2 isoform X3: MSKNILVTGGSGYIGSHTVLQLLNGGYSAVVVDNLDNSSAVSLERVKKIAGQNEDRLSFHQVDLRDRPALEKIFSETKFDAVIHFAGLKAVGESVEKPLLYYNNNIVGTITLLEVMAQYGCKNLVFSSSATVYGWPKEVPCTEESPISATNPYGRTKLFIEEICRDVHRSDPEWKIILLRYFNPVGAHPSGYIGEDPLGIPNNLMPYIQQVAVGRRPHLTVFGTDYKTNDGTGVRDYIHVIDLADGHIAALRKLDDLKISCEVYNLGTENPVGDGRTTSWRR, translated from the exons ATGTCTAAGAATATTCTGGTCACCGGCGGCTCTGGCTACATCGGAAGTCATACTGTGCTTCAACTGCTTAACGGTGGTTACTCCGCCGTCGTTGTTGACAACCTCGACAATTCCTCTGCTGTTTCTCTCGAACGCGTTAAGAAAATCGCCGGCCAAAACGAAGACCGCCTCTCCTTCCACCAG GTGGATCTCCGAGACAGGCCTGCGCTTGAGAAGATTTTCTCAGAAACTAA GTTTGATGCAGTGATACACTTTGCTGGACTTAAAGCAGTAGGTGAGAGTGTGGAGAAGCCTTTGCTGTATTATAATAATAACATTGTTGGCACTATTACTCTGTTGGAGGTTATGGCTCAATACGGCTGCAAAAAT CTTGTGTTTTCATCGTCGGCTACAGTCTATGGCTGGCCAAAAGAGGTTCCTTGCACTGAGGAGTCCCCAATTTCTGCAACCAACCCATATGGCCGTACTAAG CTTTTTATTGAAGAGATTTGCCGGGATGTACATCGCTCGGACCCTGAATGGAAGATCATATTGCTTAGATACTTCAACCCTGTTGGTGCACATCCTAGTGGCTACATTGGTGAAGATCCTCTTGGAATTCCAAACAATCTCATGCCTTATATCCAACAAGTTGCAGTTGGCAGGAGACCTCACCTCACCGTATTTGGAACCGACTACAAGACAAACGATGGTACAGGG GTTAGAGATTATATTCATGTCATTGACTTAGCAGATGGACATATAGCCGCTCTGCGCAAGCTAGATGATCTCAAAATCA GTTGTGAGGTTTACAACCTTGGAACAG AAAATCCCGTTGGTGATGGCCGGACGACGTCCTGGAGACGCTGA
- the LOC106301827 gene encoding UDP-glucose 4-epimerase 2 isoform X1, whose amino-acid sequence MSKNILVTGGSGYIGSHTVLQLLNGGYSAVVVDNLDNSSAVSLERVKKIAGQNEDRLSFHQVDLRDRPALEKIFSETKFDAVIHFAGLKAVGESVEKPLLYYNNNIVGTITLLEVMAQYGCKNLVFSSSATVYGWPKEVPCTEESPISATNPYGRTKLFIEEICRDVHRSDPEWKIILLRYFNPVGAHPSGYIGEDPLGIPNNLMPYIQQVAVGRRPHLTVFGTDYKTNDGTGVRDYIHVIDLADGHIAALRKLDDLKISCEVYNLGTGNGTSVLEMVAAFEKASGKKIPLVMAGRRPGDAEIVYASTEKAERELNWKAKYGIEEMCRDLWNWASNNPYGYNSSNGSS is encoded by the exons ATGTCTAAGAATATTCTGGTCACCGGCGGCTCTGGCTACATCGGAAGTCATACTGTGCTTCAACTGCTTAACGGTGGTTACTCCGCCGTCGTTGTTGACAACCTCGACAATTCCTCTGCTGTTTCTCTCGAACGCGTTAAGAAAATCGCCGGCCAAAACGAAGACCGCCTCTCCTTCCACCAG GTGGATCTCCGAGACAGGCCTGCGCTTGAGAAGATTTTCTCAGAAACTAA GTTTGATGCAGTGATACACTTTGCTGGACTTAAAGCAGTAGGTGAGAGTGTGGAGAAGCCTTTGCTGTATTATAATAATAACATTGTTGGCACTATTACTCTGTTGGAGGTTATGGCTCAATACGGCTGCAAAAAT CTTGTGTTTTCATCGTCGGCTACAGTCTATGGCTGGCCAAAAGAGGTTCCTTGCACTGAGGAGTCCCCAATTTCTGCAACCAACCCATATGGCCGTACTAAG CTTTTTATTGAAGAGATTTGCCGGGATGTACATCGCTCGGACCCTGAATGGAAGATCATATTGCTTAGATACTTCAACCCTGTTGGTGCACATCCTAGTGGCTACATTGGTGAAGATCCTCTTGGAATTCCAAACAATCTCATGCCTTATATCCAACAAGTTGCAGTTGGCAGGAGACCTCACCTCACCGTATTTGGAACCGACTACAAGACAAACGATGGTACAGGG GTTAGAGATTATATTCATGTCATTGACTTAGCAGATGGACATATAGCCGCTCTGCGCAAGCTAGATGATCTCAAAATCA GTTGTGAGGTTTACAACCTTGGAACAGGTAATGGAACATCGGTCCTAGAAATGGTTGCTGCCTTTGAGAAGGCATCCGGAAAA AAAATCCCGTTGGTGATGGCCGGACGACGTCCTGGAGACGCTGAGATTGTTTACGCCTCAACAGAGAAAGCAGAACGCGAGCTAAATTGGAA GGCTAAGTATGGGATCGAAGAGATGTGTAGGGATTTATGGAACTGGGCCAGCAATAATCCTTATGGCTACAACTCCTCCAATGGCTCCTCTTAA